In Stieleria varia, one genomic interval encodes:
- a CDS encoding DUF2513 domain-containing protein, with translation MIRDMDLIRKILLAIRDHDGRPSASEVQTLINDTDNGVYGYHIALLLQGGMMTGVDTGPRKDRYGVSTLALTWAGQDFADNIVDDRVWVSAKEKLNDAGLNAASFEIWSQLAVAKINEFLVAGEIA, from the coding sequence ATGATACGTGACATGGATTTGATCCGGAAAATTCTGCTTGCGATTCGTGATCACGATGGGCGTCCCTCTGCCAGTGAAGTGCAGACGCTGATCAACGATACCGACAATGGAGTGTACGGGTATCACATCGCTTTGCTGCTTCAGGGCGGCATGATGACGGGAGTCGACACGGGGCCACGGAAAGATCGCTATGGCGTGTCGACATTGGCCCTGACGTGGGCAGGACAGGATTTTGCCGACAACATCGTGGACGATCGAGTCTGGGTGAGCGCTAAGGAGAAACTCAATGACGCAGGGTTGAACGCGGCGTCATTCGAGATTTGGTCGCAACTGGCCGTTGCAAAGATCAATGAATTCTTGGTTGCCGGTGAGATTGCCTGA